DNA from Desulfuromonas sp. AOP6:
TCTGGGCTATCAGGTAGAACTCCACGACCTGCGCGATCCTCTGCCGTCCGGGATTCTGGCGGGCAGTTATGCCGGGGTCGTAGTCTGGCCCAATTCGGACAGTTCCGGTAGCAAGCACGGCCTGGCTTCCTGGCTGGAGCGGATTATGGCGGAAGGGATCAAGGTGGTTTTTCTCGACCGCTTTGGCATGCCGGTTCCTGCCATGGCCCGCTTCGGTCTCGATGTCCTGACGCCGACCGGCCCTGTTGGAGACGTGCGGATAGAGTACCGTGATCCGCTGGTCGGCTATGAGATAGCGCCCCGCCCCCGCTCTTCAAGCCTCATGCCGATTCGCGTCGGTTCACAGGATCGTTCTCTCCTGGCCCTGGCATCCGACATGGGAACCCTGTCGGATGCCGTGGCGATCACGTCCTGGGGGGGCTATGCCCTCGAACCCTTCGTCATTACGGAGACGGTGGGAGACCGTACTCACTGGGTCATTGATCCCTTTGCCTTTTTTCAGCAGGCCCTTCGTCTGCCCCTGGTGGCGGCTCCCGATGTCACGACGGAAAACGGTTTGCGGCTGCTGCTGACCCATATCGACGCCGACGGCTTTGAGAGTCGGGTGGAACGACCGGGAACCCCGCTGGCGGCCACAGAGCTGCGTGAGCGTATCCTGCAGCGCTACCGTCTGCCGACCACCTTTTCCGTCATTACCAGTACTTTAGGGGACCGTGGTGTCGCCACCGAAGAGGTGGCTCTCTGGCAGGAAGAGGCCCGCCGGACCCTGGCTCTCCCCTGGGTCGAGGCAGGCAGTCATACCTTTTCCCACCCCTTTTACTGGCAGGACACACCTGTCGCCAGAGAAGACTATTCGGAAAAATACCTGCCCGTTCCCGGCTATTCCTTCAGTCTGGATGCGGAAATTGCCGGTTCCATCCGCTTTATGGAAGAAAATCTGCTGCCGCCCGGAAAACACGTCCAGCTCCTGCAGTGGTCCGGCGACTGCATGCCGGGCGCCGATGCCCTGGCCGCGGCCTATGCGGCTGGTGTCGACAATATCAATGGCGGCAACACCCTCATCACCGAATCCGACCGCAGTCTGACCTCCGTCGCGCCCCTGGGCGTGGCCCGGGGCGGTTATTACCAGATCTTTGCCCCCAACCAGAACGAGAACGTCTATACCAATCTGTGGACCGGACCCTTCTACGGCTACCGACGGGTGATCGAAACCTTCCGGCTCACCGATATCCCCCGGCGGCTCAAGCCCATCAATATCTACTACCATATCTACTCCGTCACCAAGGAGGCCTCCCGCCAGGCGCTGGAGGATGTCTATGGCTGGGCGCTGGACCAGCGTCCCCACGCCATCTATACCTCTTCCTACGTGGACAAAGTGCAGGACTTCAACCGCACGGTCATGGCTCGTCAGGGAGATGGCTGGCTCATTCGCAATAGCGGTGAGCTGAGGCAGTTGCGCATTCCCCGGGCTGCCGGTTATCCGGATCTGGCCCAGAGCCGCAATGTCCTGGGGTGGTCCGACCATGGTGACAGTCGCTACGTCCATCTCGGTCCCGGGGGGGAAGCGGTTCTGGTGCTGTCGGCCGTTGCGCCGCGCCTTCCGTATCTGCAATCGATGGGGGCCGAAATTCTGACCTGGGAACGTCACGACAGGGGCATCCGTCTTGAGGTTGAGGCCCACCTGCCGACTGCCGCGACGTTTGTCGCGCCCAAGCAATGCCGCTTGACGGGAGTGCCAGGCCAGCCAATTTTTTCGACCACAAACAAGGGCTCTTTACATACCGCTGCACTGCCGGAGGGTAGACATGTTCTTGAACTTCTCTGCCCTTGAAAATCCTTCGCAGCGGGAGCGGTTTTCCCGTCTTCTCGCCGTTATTGGCATTGCTGTCGCTTTCATGGGGGTGCTGGCGCTGTTCTATCCCGAACAGGAGCTGTTGCATCTGGTGCGGCAGGACAACACCAAAGGTCCGGCCACCCGGGTTTATCTGCAGGCTCTGCTGCGAACGCGGCCGCAGGATCATGACCTTCGTCTGCGGCTGGCGACCCAATATATGGATATGGAACAGTATCGCCAAGCGCTGCGAGTGCTGGATGCTGCCATCGGGGAAGTCTCTGTCGCTGAGCGCGAACGCTATGCCGAGCTGATCGTGGCCAGCCTGGAACGTCTCTTTGCCCTGGACCAGGCCGACGCCTGGCGGCAGCGGTTGCAGACGCTGGGACGAAACATCGAGACCACCGACCCGACAGGGCCGGATACTTATCGTCGTCGAGCCCAAAGCGCTTTTGAGCAGATGCGCACCGCCGCCAGCCTGGAGCAGCGGCGCAGCCTGTTTTTCAAGGCGATAAGGGTTTTACAGGAGGGAAATCTTCTGATGGAAGCTCTGGCGGCCGCCGATGCGCATATCGGCCCACTCGCCGGCGACCGCGAGACGCTTATTTTCCTCTCCCGGCTTGCCCTGGCCGCCAATCGGCCAGACCTGGCGCAAGTCTATATCCGCCGGGCTCTTGGCATCCCGGCCCAGGGAGGAAATCCATGAGGTGGCTCGTCGCGCTGAGCCTGGGCGGCCTGTTGGTCATCTCCACCCTTTTCCCCGGGGAAGGGCGGGCCGAGGACCGGATCAGCGCCCCCTACAACCAGGAACTTTATGACCTGAGCTACGAGGTTTTTCTGGCCAACGGCAATCCGGCCGATGCCCTCGAGGTGGCGGAAAAAGCCCTGGCCTTGCGGCCGGGCCACCGGATTTGGCTGCGGCGGGCGGCTCAGGCCGCTGACTGGTCCAATGAGCCGGAAAAGGCCCTTCGCTACTGGTCTGCCCTGGCTCCCCGCAGCGAGGCCGCGACAACCCGTGCCATCCAGCTTGCCCGCAGCCTGAACGATCTGCCCCGTCTCAAGGTGCTGGTCGGGTATCAGCTTGCCCTCAATGACGATCCTGCCCTCCTGCTGGAGTACATTCGTCTGGCCGAGGAAACCGGCCGGCCGGAAGAAGCCCTTCGCCGTCTGCAGAAACCGGCCGCCCGCTGGCCCGAGACTCTCGTTCTGGAGCAGCAATTCCGTCTGCTGGATCATAGCGGCTATCCCCTGGAGGCTCTGGCAGTCCTGGACAAACTGGCAGCCTTGCGCCCCTTGACTGCCGCTGAAGCCTTACGGGGGGCCGGTCTTTGGGCAGGGGTAGGTCAGCCGGAGCAGGCCTGGAAACTGCTGCAACGGACCGCACCCCATGTGGATTTTCGGGAAAACGTCTTCTGGGAAGGTGTCAGTGACCTTGGCTGGGGATTGGGCCATGGGGAGATGGCTGGCAAAGCTTCGAGAAAACTGATAGAGAACGGGGCCGGGCGGTTTCAGGATTATCAGCGTCTCGCGGAGCTGTTGCGGGATGAGAATCCTGAAGCCTGCTACGAGACGGCCCTGGCCGGATGGCAGAGGCACCGTCATCCCTACCTCCTGCTGGTGGCTCTGGATACCGGCATCTCCCTGGGTCGATGGGAGCAGCTTGACCGTCTGATCAAGGATCTTCATCCGGAAGAGCGCGCTTCGGTCGAAGAACTGGCCATCTATTGGCAATACCGAGCCCAGATTGCCCGCCAGCAAGGCGAAATGGAGCGCGCTCGGCGCTACAGTCTGGAAGCCCTGCGCCGAGAGCCCGCCAATGAAGGCCTCATGGCTGCTCATCTCTGGCTCCTGCTCGAGTTAGGAGCCATCGGCGAAGCGGCGCGCCTGGCTGATGCGTGGGAGGTGTATGCCGAAGCCTCTCCGCTTTTGCAGGAGACCCTGGGCGCCGTTTATCTGGCGGCGGGCGAACCCCTGCGAGCCCTCGATTTTTATGGCGCGGTGCTGGCGAGCCAGCGCGACAACCCCTTCTGGCTGGCTTCCTATGCCGATCTGCTGGAACAGGCCGGATACCATAGGGAAGCCTATTATGCCCAGTTGACGGCCCTGCGTATCTTGCGCAGCGCAGGAGAACGTCCCTGGAATGCTGGCGAGAAAAAAGAGCATGACCGTTTGATTGCCCAGCTGGGTTTGCAGATGAAGCCGGGGGATGCCCATGACGAGTTTGTGCGTCGCCTTGCCGAGGGCCACGATGCGGCCTCCCGTGACCTGGTGACGGGATGGCTTCTGTCCCGAGGCTGGCCTGATCAGGCGCGGCTCTGGTTCCTGCGGGCCTATGTCCGTTCGACGGAGAAACCCGCCTGGGCTGAAATGGAACTTGCCCTGCAGGACAACGATCGCCCGGCCATGGCCAGACTGCTGTCGCAGGCGCCAGCGCGGCTCCCTGTTTCGGCTGCCGTGGAGGCCGCCCGTCGCCTCGGCCAGACACCACAAGCGGAGACGCTGGCCTTCGAACATTTCCAGCGGCATGAGCAGGATTCTCTCTTTGATGCCCAGGTGCGTGATCTGTTCGACGCCCGTCGCTCTGAGGTCTCCTACGGGCTGAGTGTTCTTGAGCAGGATGGCGCCGTTTTTGTGGAAAACCGCCTGGCGGCCGCAGCGCGCGTCAATGAACGCTGGACCGCCCTGGTGGAGGCCTCCCATGTTGACCAGCCCGCGGCGGAGGCAGGGAAACTGGCCTCTACACCCGACGTCGCCACAGGCCTTCGACTGGGGGCTTCGCGGCGCCATCCCGGGGGGAAGCTGACTCTTCTCGGCGGCCAGAACGACGCGCTCTATGCTTTCTGGACTCTGGCTTTTTCCGTCGAACAGACCCTCTCTTCGCGCCTGGCCCTGAATGCGGGCCTGGCCCTCGGGACGCGGGCAGAAGAAAATGTTCCCTTGCGGGTCGGCGGCCTGAAGGATGAGGCGGTCCTGGAAGCCATCTGGACGCTGACGCCGAGCACCGGCCTGGGAGGTCGCTTTACCCTGCTCGCTCTTCGTGACCAGGCCCGGCGATCCCTGGCGGAAGGGGCGGGCGCGGACCTGGAGCTGACCCATCGCCTGGCTGTGGCCTGGCCGGACTTCGGCCTGCGCCTGTTCGGCGGCTACCACGACTACGGCCGCGCCGGTCTGCCGCAGGGGCGCACCCTCGCTCTGGTCCCGGCGGGGGCAGACCCCGGGAGCTTTTTCGTACCTGAAAGTTACGCCCAGTTCGGCGCCGGCCTCTTTTTCGGCCAGGACTGGAAGTCGACCTATACGAGAGACTGGAAAGCCTTTGGTGCGGCGGATAGCCGCTGGAACAGCGTGTCAGGAATGGGCTATCGCTATGAACTGGGCGCGGTAGGCCCCCTGTTCGGTCTTGACGCCCTGCAGATTTCTTTCTCGCAGGATAGCGGCTCCTTTGGGCGCAGCGATGTGACAACGCAGTACATGGTGAATTATCGGTTGTATTTTTAACGGTATGCAAGGATAGGGAGGAAATTTATGAAGAGACTCGTGTTTCTGGTCATCATGATGGCGATGCTGGCCGCCGGCTGCACCACGATCCACCAGTCAGGCCGGGGGACAGTTCCTCTGGAAGCTGAATGGGTGGTTCTGCCCTTTGTCAACAACACCGAGACCCCCTACGCGGCCGAACGCGCCGAAGCCATCACCACGGCACTGCTCTACGCCAAGGGGGTGCAGCGCTTGACGCCTGTACCGGCGGATGTTCTCGAGAACGACCTGCTTCTGCCTGCCCGTGGCGAAAAGAATCTGCAGTCGGCCCTGCAGTGGGCCCAGAGTCGGGGCATTGCTTATGCTGTTTCCGGCACAGTCACCGAATGGCGCTACAAGGTCGGCCTCGATGGCGAGCCGGTTGCCGGTGTAACTCTGCAGGTCCTGGCCCTTCCCGGCGGGGATGTCGTCTGGTCGGGGAGTGCCAGCAAGAGCGGTTGGAGCCGGTCTTCGGTCAGCGCCGTGGGACAGCAGGTGCTGGAGAAACTCATTTCCTCCATCGAGGTTCGCTGACCTATGCGCTGGTTTCCTGAACGGGGTTCGCAGTTGACGGCCACGGCCTGGGTGGAGAGCCTGGTCATCGTGCTCGTCGTTCTGGGGCTGGGATTTCTCTTCCGGCCGCAGGACCCCTTCTTCTTTGAGGCGGCCTTCCCCTGGCTCTGGTTCGCACCCCTTCTGGTCGCCCTGCGCTACGGCATGGCGCCGGCCATGACTTCGGTGGCGCTGCTGACAGTCGCCTGGCTGCTTGCCCGCCGGGCTGGGATTGTCGCGGGGGATTTTCCGACCCTGCCGATGGCCGGCGGTGCTCTGCTGACCCTGGTGAGTGCCCAGTTCAGTACCGTCTGGAACCATCGGTTGCGGCGAACCAAGCAGGTGGCCAGCCATGCCGAGGAGCGTTTTGAACAGCTTTCCCGTGCCTATTTCATGGTGCGTCAGAGCCATGACCGGTTGGAACAGAACCTGATCAGCCGGCCGGTGACCCTGCGCCAGGCCATGATGGATCTGCGCCAACTGCTGAGTCGAAAGGGAGGGGGACTGCCGCGCGAGGTGGCCGTTGAACTGCTGGGCATTCTGTCCAACTACTGTTCCCTGGAAAGTGCCGCCATTCATGCGGTCACCAATGGTAAAATCATGGACGAACCCCTGGCTGTTTGTGGTCGAGGGGGGATCTTCGTGGAAGACGATCAGTTGCTCAAAGCCGCCATGGAGTCAGGAAATACGGCCTACCAGGCCGTTAACAGGCTACGAAGTGAAGAACGCAGCCATTATCTGGTGGCCGCCCCTGTACGCAGCAGTTCCGGAACCGTATCAGGCATGCTGCTGGTCACCGAAATGCCTTTTTTGGCCCTGCACCGGGAGACGCTTCAGGTCCTCGCCGTTCTGCTCGCCTACGTGGCTGATTACGGCGAAGCGGTAACCGCCGCCAAACCCATTCTTGCAAGCTATCCTGACTGTTCAGGGACCTTTGCAGCCGAGCTGATCAAAATGGTGCGACTGCACCGCGAGCTTGATGTGCCCAGCACTCTGGTCAGGGTCTCTGTGCGGGCGACGCCACAGCTGCGAAATATCTGCACCCTTCTAAAGGATCAGCAGCGGGGACTGGATCACACCTGGCAGCGTCATACGCCGGATGGAGTGCAGTTTGTCACCTTGATGCCCTTTTCGGGGGTCGGCGCCGCCGAGGGGTATCGGACCCGGGTCAGTGAAATTCTGCTGCGACAGTTCCGGTTTTCACTGCAGGACGACCCGACAGCCTTTCATTCGGTTATCCTCACTGCAGCCGACCCCCTGACCCAGTTGGCCGAACTTGTTGATGAGGCCAAGGTATGAGTTGGGGCCTTCTGCTTGTCTTTGCTTTGCTGAGCCAGACAGCGGCGGTCTGGGCTCTTTTCAGTCCTTATCCGCAGGCGATGCAGCTTGGCCTTTTTGTTGTCGCTCACCTGGTGGCCTCCCTGCTGCTGTCCGCACTGCTGCTCATGGTTATGCCCCATCGCTTTGCCAGGCGGCGCACCTGGGTGTTGCTGCTCTTTGTCAGTGTCGCTTTTTTTATTCCCGTTTTGGGTGGTCTTGGTCTGATTGTGGATATGGTCTATTTCAGAATGACGCGCAAAGCCATCAAAAGGCCAGAATTTCACAGCCTGAAAATCCCGCCCTTTCTGGAAGAAGGTTCCCATATCGCCCAGGGAATGGGCGAGGGCGGCGCCTGGTCCCGACTGCGCACGGTCGATCTGCCTCGTCCCCAGCGTTTAAAGGCGCTGCTGGCGGTGAGTACGACCGGTGGGCGAAAAGTCAACCGATTGCTTCGTCTCGCCACCGGTGATACGGATGACGAAATCCGGCTGCTGGCCTTCAACCTTTTTGACCGACAGGAAAAAGTCGTTACTCAGGCTATCAGTCAGAATCTTGGCGAACTGAAGAAGGTAAGGGGATCCGCACAGCGGGCCGAGCTCTGTCGTTCGCTGGCACTCTCCTATTGGGAAATGGTCTATAACGATCTGGCCCAGGCCGAACTGCAGAATTTCTTCGTTGAGCAGTCTTTGAATTATGCCAGCCAGGCCTGTGAACTGGGGGGGGACGATCCGGCCATGGCCCTGTTGATAGGCCGCATCCACCTGCTGCGGGGCCAGACCGACCAGGCGGAAGCGATGATCCTAAAGGCCCAGAGCCTTGGCGCCCTTCCGGCCCGTGTGCTCCCCTATCTGGCAGAAATAGCCTATACCCGCCGTGATTTTAAGGCATTGACGGATTATCTGCAGCAGGAGACTTCCTTGAAACACAAGCCGGGAATCGGACCCGTTGCCCAGTTCTGGGGGGTGGCGTCATGGCAAAAGTGAAATTTCCCAAGGCCTCCCAGGTCGATATCATGCTGCTGCTGGAAGGAACCTTTCCGTACGTCAGCGGCGGCGTTTCCAGCTGGGTCAACCAGATAGTCAGGGGCTTCCCGCAATGGCGTTTCGGCGCGGTCTTTCTGGGGAGTCAGCGAGAGGATTACGAGGAGTTCAAATACGACCTGCCGGATAACCTGGTTCACCTGGAAGAGCATTATCTCCACGGCGGGCAGCCTAAGCCCGTGGTCACGCCATGCCAGGGAAATCCTGAGGGCTTTGACGCCATCAGGCGGTTACACGAGTGGTTTCTTAACCATCAACAGGGGATTCTGCCGGAGGAGATGAAAAGCCTGGCGTTTTATCGCGATTCTCCGCATGGGGTCGATTTTATCCAGTTTCTCCACGGGGAAAGATCCTGGGATTTCATTGCTGAAAAATATCGGTCGCGCTGCACCGATCCCTCCTTCGTTGACTACTTCTGGACCGTCCGCAACATGCACACGCCCGTGTGGCAACTGGCGGAGATTGCCGCCAATCTGATTCCGGCCCGTCTATACCACACTGTCTCTACGGGCTATGCCGGTTTTCTTGGCGCTCTTCTTCATCATGCGACCGGCCGCACCCTGCTGCTGTCCGAGCATGGCATCTATACGAAAGAGCGGCGCATCGATATTCTGCATAACGAGTGGATTCTGGACCGGCGTAACCCCTTGCAGAAAGACCTGACCGAGGTCAGTTACTATCGGGAGCTGTGGATTCGCTTTTTCGAGACTCTGGGCAGATTCTGCTACGATGCGGCGGGTACCACGATTTCTCTCTTTGAAGGGGCACGACAGCGGGAGATTGCCGACGGCGCGCCGCCAGAGCGCACCCGGGTGATTCCCAACGGTATTGACCTGTCTCGCTTTTCTCCTTTGCGTCGCCAGCGGCCCGCGGTCCCGCCGCCCATTATCGCATTGCTCGGCCGGGTGGTGCCCATCAAAGACGTCAAGACCTTCATCCGCAGCCTGCGCATTTTGTCCAGCCACATTCCCGATGTGCAGGGGTGGATTGTCGGACCGACGGATGAGGCGCCCCACTACGCCGAGGAGTGTCGCCGGCTGGCCGAGAGCCTTGCGGTGGCCGACCGGATTTTTTTCAAGGGGTTCATGGATCCGCGGGAGCTTTTTCCCCAGATCGGCCTGCTGGCTTTGACCTCCATCAGCGAAGGACTGCCTCTGGTAGCCTTGGAAGGCTATGCCGCCGGTATTCCGCTGGTGGCCACCGATGTCGGCTCCTGTCGCCAGCTGGTGGAAGGGGTGGGCGAGGAAGACGAAGCCCTGGGACATGCCGGGGCGGTGGTCCCCATCAACAATCCACAAGCCGTGGCTGAGGCCTGTCTGACGCTGCTGAGCGATCAGGACGTCTGGCAAAAGGCGCAGGCGGCGGCGGTAGCCAGGGTGGAGCGTTTTTACACTCAGAAGAGAATGTTTGCTGAATATCGGCAACTTTACGAGGAAGGACTGGCACCGTGGCAGGCATAGGTTTTGAACTTCGCAAACTTCTGCGAAGGGATACTTTTTCCGGGCTGATGATGGCCTATGCCTACGCCGGCGTCATCAGTTCCGGCCCCTGGGTTCTGTCCATCGTGGCAGTTTTGATCATTGGCATCTTTTCCGTGCCGGTGGTCATTCCCCCTGACCTGGTGCGTCAGTTTCAGACCATCTTGACGACGATCATCGCGGCCAGCCTCATCCTCAGTGGTCTGGTGCAGCTGTCCTTTACCCGCTATTGCGCCGACCGCATTTTCAAAAAAGAACACGGCCTGCTGCTGCCCAACCTCAATGGCCTGCTGTTGCTGGTAACTGTCGTTGCCGCGGCGCTGGCCATTCCCCTGGTCATCGTTGTCTTTCCGGGCTCGAGCCTGATCCTGCGCCTGCTCATCGTGGCCTGTTTCGTGACGGTCTGCAACGTGTGGATCGGTACAATCCTGCTCTCGGGACTCAAAGCCTACAAAGCCATCCTGGTCAATTTCCTGCTGGGGTACGGAATCGCCCTGGTCCTGGCCTGGGGATTGCGTCATTGGGATCTGGAAGGGTTGCTGCTGGCGTTTCTTGTTGGACAGTTTGTGCTCTTCAAGGGGATGCTCTACGTCGTCTTCAAGGGGTACCCTTCCCGGCACTTCATCCAGTTCGATTTTCTCCGCGCCGGCCGCATGTATCTTTCCCTGGTCTTTACCGGCTTTTTTTACAACATCGGCATCTGGATCGACAAAATCGTCTTCTGGTATCACCCCTGGACCAGCGAGCCGGTGATTGGCCTGCTGCGCGGTTCGCCCATCTATGATCTGCCCGTCTTCATCGCCTATCTCGCCATCATCCCCGGGATGGCTGTCTTTCTCATGCGCATCGAGACCGACTTCGTCGAATACTACGACCGTTTTTACGATGCCGTCCGGGAGGGTGGCTCCCTGGGCTACATCCACGAAATGAAGGATGAAATGGTCCGTATCACCCGCGAAGGCATCTATGACATCATGAAAATCCAGGGAGTCGTCATTCTGCTGGTGGTGGTGGCTGGCGGCACCCTGCTGCAATGGGCCGGCATCTCCCGGATTCACCTGCCCCTGCTGCAGATCCAGGTGGTGGCCACCGGTTTTCAGGTGGTGTTTTTGGGCCTGCTCAATGTCTTTTTCTATCTTGACCGCCGTAACCGGGTGCTGCTGCTCACCGGTCTGTTCATGACGCTCAACGGTCTGCTGTCCTGGCTCTCCATTCAACTGGGGCCCTTCTTTTACGGCTACGGCTTCGCCGTCTCCCTCGTCATTGCCGTCAGCGTCGGCATGGTGCTACTCGACCGGGATCTTGACCGGCTGGAGTACGAGACCTTCATGCTGCAATAGTGTAAGTCCTTATTTGCGCGGGACATTTGCACTTTTATCCGACGGTGCTAGTATGAAACTAACCACGGATTTCCCGTGGGGTACAACAAATGAACAAGAGGGAGGAGAAGATGAAGCGTCGGTCTATTGTAGGAGCAATGCTGGCGGCGGCTGTCCTGATTCCAGGTTCTGCCGTCCTGGGGCAGGAAGGCAAACCGCTGCAGGCGCAGGAGCAGATGCAGACGCAGGAGCAGGCTCGTGAGCAGGTTTATGGTTGGGAGCTCATGACAGAAGAAGAGCGTCTGCAGCATCGGGAAAA
Protein-coding regions in this window:
- the pelF gene encoding GT4 family glycosyltransferase PelF, whose translation is MAKVKFPKASQVDIMLLLEGTFPYVSGGVSSWVNQIVRGFPQWRFGAVFLGSQREDYEEFKYDLPDNLVHLEEHYLHGGQPKPVVTPCQGNPEGFDAIRRLHEWFLNHQQGILPEEMKSLAFYRDSPHGVDFIQFLHGERSWDFIAEKYRSRCTDPSFVDYFWTVRNMHTPVWQLAEIAANLIPARLYHTVSTGYAGFLGALLHHATGRTLLLSEHGIYTKERRIDILHNEWILDRRNPLQKDLTEVSYYRELWIRFFETLGRFCYDAAGTTISLFEGARQREIADGAPPERTRVIPNGIDLSRFSPLRRQRPAVPPPIIALLGRVVPIKDVKTFIRSLRILSSHIPDVQGWIVGPTDEAPHYAEECRRLAESLAVADRIFFKGFMDPRELFPQIGLLALTSISEGLPLVALEGYAAGIPLVATDVGSCRQLVEGVGEEDEALGHAGAVVPINNPQAVAEACLTLLSDQDVWQKAQAAAVARVERFYTQKRMFAEYRQLYEEGLAPWQA
- a CDS encoding penicillin-binding protein activator LpoB; this translates as MKRLVFLVIMMAMLAAGCTTIHQSGRGTVPLEAEWVVLPFVNNTETPYAAERAEAITTALLYAKGVQRLTPVPADVLENDLLLPARGEKNLQSALQWAQSRGIAYAVSGTVTEWRYKVGLDGEPVAGVTLQVLALPGGDVVWSGSASKSGWSRSSVSAVGQQVLEKLISSIEVR
- a CDS encoding endo alpha-1,4 polygalactosaminidase — encoded protein: MLRILFFLILWSGVAVASTDSFTVAFYYADRPPAAELQAFDIAVIDPEAGLSPPDYRSDHSELFAYVSVGEAEPFRSYFAEMAPSWFLAENPAWKTKILDVADPAFQAFFFKRIIDPLWAAGFRGFFLDTLDSYQLLGDDKGQKTMQSGLVTLIRGIKERYPDARLILNRGFEILDEVEDVTFAVAAESLFRRFDPLTGIYGEVAETDRVWLLQRLHEVSRAGLPVIAIDYVPPDQRDLARATAAKIQELGFIPWVTDKDLGSLGVGAVEVVPRRILGLYDGSEGPDPVYSNLQRYAVMPLNHLGYQVELHDLRDPLPSGILAGSYAGVVVWPNSDSSGSKHGLASWLERIMAEGIKVVFLDRFGMPVPAMARFGLDVLTPTGPVGDVRIEYRDPLVGYEIAPRPRSSSLMPIRVGSQDRSLLALASDMGTLSDAVAITSWGGYALEPFVITETVGDRTHWVIDPFAFFQQALRLPLVAAPDVTTENGLRLLLTHIDADGFESRVERPGTPLAATELRERILQRYRLPTTFSVITSTLGDRGVATEEVALWQEEARRTLALPWVEAGSHTFSHPFYWQDTPVAREDYSEKYLPVPGYSFSLDAEIAGSIRFMEENLLPPGKHVQLLQWSGDCMPGADALAAAYAAGVDNINGGNTLITESDRSLTSVAPLGVARGGYYQIFAPNQNENVYTNLWTGPFYGYRRVIETFRLTDIPRRLKPINIYYHIYSVTKEASRQALEDVYGWALDQRPHAIYTSSYVDKVQDFNRTVMARQGDGWLIRNSGELRQLRIPRAAGYPDLAQSRNVLGWSDHGDSRYVHLGPGGEAVLVLSAVAPRLPYLQSMGAEILTWERHDRGIRLEVEAHLPTAATFVAPKQCRLTGVPGQPIFSTTNKGSLHTAALPEGRHVLELLCP
- a CDS encoding tetratricopeptide repeat protein produces the protein MRWLVALSLGGLLVISTLFPGEGRAEDRISAPYNQELYDLSYEVFLANGNPADALEVAEKALALRPGHRIWLRRAAQAADWSNEPEKALRYWSALAPRSEAATTRAIQLARSLNDLPRLKVLVGYQLALNDDPALLLEYIRLAEETGRPEEALRRLQKPAARWPETLVLEQQFRLLDHSGYPLEALAVLDKLAALRPLTAAEALRGAGLWAGVGQPEQAWKLLQRTAPHVDFRENVFWEGVSDLGWGLGHGEMAGKASRKLIENGAGRFQDYQRLAELLRDENPEACYETALAGWQRHRHPYLLLVALDTGISLGRWEQLDRLIKDLHPEERASVEELAIYWQYRAQIARQQGEMERARRYSLEALRREPANEGLMAAHLWLLLELGAIGEAARLADAWEVYAEASPLLQETLGAVYLAAGEPLRALDFYGAVLASQRDNPFWLASYADLLEQAGYHREAYYAQLTALRILRSAGERPWNAGEKKEHDRLIAQLGLQMKPGDAHDEFVRRLAEGHDAASRDLVTGWLLSRGWPDQARLWFLRAYVRSTEKPAWAEMELALQDNDRPAMARLLSQAPARLPVSAAVEAARRLGQTPQAETLAFEHFQRHEQDSLFDAQVRDLFDARRSEVSYGLSVLEQDGAVFVENRLAAAARVNERWTALVEASHVDQPAAEAGKLASTPDVATGLRLGASRRHPGGKLTLLGGQNDALYAFWTLAFSVEQTLSSRLALNAGLALGTRAEENVPLRVGGLKDEAVLEAIWTLTPSTGLGGRFTLLALRDQARRSLAEGAGADLELTHRLAVAWPDFGLRLFGGYHDYGRAGLPQGRTLALVPAGADPGSFFVPESYAQFGAGLFFGQDWKSTYTRDWKAFGAADSRWNSVSGMGYRYELGAVGPLFGLDALQISFSQDSGSFGRSDVTTQYMVNYRLYF
- the pelG gene encoding exopolysaccharide Pel transporter PelG, whose amino-acid sequence is MAGIGFELRKLLRRDTFSGLMMAYAYAGVISSGPWVLSIVAVLIIGIFSVPVVIPPDLVRQFQTILTTIIAASLILSGLVQLSFTRYCADRIFKKEHGLLLPNLNGLLLLVTVVAAALAIPLVIVVFPGSSLILRLLIVACFVTVCNVWIGTILLSGLKAYKAILVNFLLGYGIALVLAWGLRHWDLEGLLLAFLVGQFVLFKGMLYVVFKGYPSRHFIQFDFLRAGRMYLSLVFTGFFYNIGIWIDKIVFWYHPWTSEPVIGLLRGSPIYDLPVFIAYLAIIPGMAVFLMRIETDFVEYYDRFYDAVREGGSLGYIHEMKDEMVRITREGIYDIMKIQGVVILLVVVAGGTLLQWAGISRIHLPLLQIQVVATGFQVVFLGLLNVFFYLDRRNRVLLLTGLFMTLNGLLSWLSIQLGPFFYGYGFAVSLVIAVSVGMVLLDRDLDRLEYETFMLQ
- a CDS encoding PelD GGDEF domain-containing protein, with product MRWFPERGSQLTATAWVESLVIVLVVLGLGFLFRPQDPFFFEAAFPWLWFAPLLVALRYGMAPAMTSVALLTVAWLLARRAGIVAGDFPTLPMAGGALLTLVSAQFSTVWNHRLRRTKQVASHAEERFEQLSRAYFMVRQSHDRLEQNLISRPVTLRQAMMDLRQLLSRKGGGLPREVAVELLGILSNYCSLESAAIHAVTNGKIMDEPLAVCGRGGIFVEDDQLLKAAMESGNTAYQAVNRLRSEERSHYLVAAPVRSSSGTVSGMLLVTEMPFLALHRETLQVLAVLLAYVADYGEAVTAAKPILASYPDCSGTFAAELIKMVRLHRELDVPSTLVRVSVRATPQLRNICTLLKDQQRGLDHTWQRHTPDGVQFVTLMPFSGVGAAEGYRTRVSEILLRQFRFSLQDDPTAFHSVILTAADPLTQLAELVDEAKV